Proteins found in one Spirosoma rhododendri genomic segment:
- a CDS encoding outer membrane beta-barrel protein — translation MNARLAFFFLLFSLPAIAQHQLTGRVTDTANQPMLYASVALLRSADSSIVKGAITGEDGRFRMDKLASGTYRTRISAVGYSDHYSSVITLTAETPTVDLGVLTVDASARNLAEVTVKAQPSLVSQQADRLVINVEGSVITRGNKAEDLLRYIPRVGYDGGTISIGNKSNVLLLVDGRQLGQGSLASFLQTFSAEDILRVEVITNPSARYDATVDGVINIITKKSREQGINGRSTLTYSQGQYSRSSANGSLTYRQGKWTVFGSLNATLPSTSYSTQDLNRTFPGATQQNSLLTLNTYRSLATNLSLDYAFDPQHVLSLRLNGNWRRDNKNTDTRTRSMVALLADSTIRTENRGLEQAGVYDMNLSYKASFGPTKNKELTVFVTESMVDKDASQFIAYQRIGSDEGANGPVTRLRILNPNQQRNLIGQLDYGTPVLGSKWRLDVGAKYVFIRNNNTLQQANFVNGQYQFDPAFSQSGLYQEHTYAAYSNLSHSFGKGWSWQGGLRVERTEQHLTQSALARSYAGLFPSMGLNRNLPNGRSWGVTLSRKISRPSLGSLVPYRNLIDPYTIIEGNPLIRPSFAHTLDAFYSLGSLNLFANYAYIRDQMTTVLRADPATLVYTQVMDNLRNGNDFYVGATYAKNVTKRWQTNTTLMGMGNYTSSPVNELNRYQATGLWVMATSSNIIALPRDWKYELTAHYMSPARSGLFTQKGFGGVSMSVTKSLLAKQANLRIDVSDVFRTMTSRLESAYGQVNFTMRSYNDSQRVKVSFSYNFGKKTVKAARQGTLGNDDEKSRMR, via the coding sequence ATGAACGCCCGTCTTGCCTTCTTTTTTCTCCTCTTCTCACTACCAGCGATCGCCCAGCACCAGCTAACCGGCCGGGTTACCGATACCGCCAATCAACCGATGCTGTACGCCAGCGTAGCCTTGCTGCGATCGGCTGACTCGTCAATCGTTAAAGGAGCGATCACCGGCGAGGACGGGCGTTTCAGGATGGATAAACTCGCGTCGGGGACCTACCGCACCCGGATCAGCGCGGTGGGCTACAGTGACCACTACTCGTCCGTGATCACCTTAACGGCCGAGACGCCAACCGTGGATCTAGGTGTGTTGACGGTAGACGCCAGTGCCAGAAACTTAGCCGAAGTCACCGTAAAAGCGCAGCCATCACTGGTTAGCCAGCAGGCCGATCGGCTTGTCATCAACGTAGAAGGCAGTGTTATTACGCGGGGCAATAAGGCGGAAGATCTGCTCCGCTACATCCCCCGCGTAGGCTACGATGGCGGAACGATCAGCATCGGCAACAAATCCAACGTCCTTTTGCTGGTCGATGGGCGACAGCTGGGGCAGGGCAGTCTGGCCAGCTTTCTACAAACGTTCTCGGCGGAAGATATCCTCCGGGTCGAAGTTATCACCAATCCATCAGCCCGCTACGACGCCACCGTGGACGGGGTGATCAACATCATCACCAAAAAGAGCCGGGAGCAGGGCATCAATGGCCGCTCGACGCTAACGTACTCGCAGGGCCAATACAGCCGCTCGTCGGCCAACGGATCGCTGACGTATCGGCAGGGTAAATGGACAGTATTCGGTAGCCTGAATGCCACCCTTCCTTCCACGTCCTATTCGACCCAGGATCTGAACCGGACCTTCCCCGGTGCTACACAGCAGAACAGCTTGCTTACCCTGAATACGTACCGCTCACTGGCGACCAACCTGAGTCTCGATTACGCCTTCGATCCCCAGCACGTACTGAGCCTGCGCCTGAACGGCAACTGGCGCCGGGATAACAAAAATACGGACACCCGTACCCGATCGATGGTTGCATTATTGGCTGACTCGACCATCCGCACCGAGAACAGGGGACTAGAACAGGCTGGCGTGTACGACATGAACCTAAGCTACAAAGCGAGCTTCGGCCCGACGAAGAACAAAGAACTGACCGTTTTCGTAACCGAGTCGATGGTCGATAAAGACGCGTCTCAGTTTATTGCCTATCAGCGAATTGGATCGGATGAGGGAGCGAACGGCCCGGTGACAAGGCTCCGTATTCTGAACCCGAATCAGCAGCGAAACCTGATTGGTCAGCTGGATTATGGGACCCCCGTACTGGGCAGCAAGTGGCGATTGGACGTGGGTGCGAAATATGTGTTCATCCGTAATAATAACACGCTTCAGCAAGCCAATTTTGTCAACGGTCAGTACCAGTTCGATCCGGCGTTTAGTCAGTCGGGGCTCTACCAGGAGCATACCTATGCCGCTTACTCGAACCTGAGCCACTCGTTTGGTAAAGGCTGGTCGTGGCAGGGTGGCCTACGGGTAGAACGTACCGAGCAGCACCTGACTCAATCGGCGCTGGCCCGTAGTTACGCCGGACTCTTCCCGAGTATGGGGCTGAACCGGAACCTGCCGAACGGACGCTCGTGGGGTGTGACACTCAGCCGGAAAATAAGCCGTCCCAGCCTGGGCAGCCTGGTTCCCTACCGCAACCTGATCGATCCCTACACGATCATTGAAGGAAACCCGTTGATTCGCCCATCGTTTGCGCACACCCTGGACGCCTTTTATTCGCTTGGGAGCCTGAACCTGTTTGCGAACTATGCCTACATCCGCGATCAGATGACCACCGTGTTACGGGCTGATCCGGCTACGTTGGTGTACACCCAGGTGATGGACAACCTGCGAAACGGCAACGATTTCTACGTGGGCGCAACCTACGCGAAGAACGTAACGAAACGCTGGCAGACGAATACCACGCTGATGGGCATGGGCAATTACACCAGTAGCCCTGTTAACGAACTGAACCGCTACCAAGCCACCGGCCTGTGGGTGATGGCTACGTCCTCGAACATTATCGCCCTGCCCCGCGACTGGAAATACGAACTAACGGCACACTACATGTCGCCCGCCCGGTCGGGCCTGTTCACCCAGAAAGGATTTGGGGGCGTATCGATGAGCGTAACAAAATCCCTGCTGGCAAAACAGGCGAACCTGCGGATCGACGTAAGCGATGTGTTCCGGACCATGACCAGCCGACTGGAGTCTGCCTACGGGCAGGTGAACTTCACCATGCGGAGTTACAATGACAGCCAGCGTGTTAAAGTATCGTTCAGCTATAATTTTGGCAAGAAGACCGTCAAAGCGGCCCGGCAAGGGACCTTAGGCAACGACGATGAAAAGAGCCGGATGCGGTAG
- a CDS encoding sensor histidine kinase — translation MKFPLVQLSFLTGSARRLLAHALVIFALYVLVSADGLTASLIYRYGDTGQWFMNGQFLLQLGIYYGWGYWLFPRFLYRFKPLPLLALILLTYTGVYLANYAGFSWLHQTVGFPDHGLLSVPRAKIWSNLSLMWHRMEQHGPLGLFTNVSLFGWNFLLSFTYPALLLAFKALYDNMAAQISNAQLKQQNMQLELGYLKSQINPHFLFNVLNSVYALTEEDCPPAAQLVHQLSGLMQYTLYETAEPTVPLQKELQFIRDYIALEKTRTGKRVDLQVSLPATVSDSVHIVPFLLIPFVENAFKHGVQRSARKSWIKLAVVVDKAGLQLTISNSKPVTPEASIGGLGLVNVRKRLALLYPGHVLQVVNEPDCYQVDLALPFDAVR, via the coding sequence ATGAAGTTCCCCCTGGTTCAATTATCCTTTCTCACCGGCTCAGCCCGTCGGCTACTGGCACATGCCCTTGTTATTTTTGCCTTATATGTATTGGTGAGCGCTGATGGACTAACGGCAAGTTTGATTTACCGCTACGGTGATACCGGACAGTGGTTCATGAACGGGCAGTTTCTGTTGCAACTGGGTATTTACTACGGCTGGGGCTACTGGCTTTTTCCCCGTTTTCTGTATCGATTCAAGCCGCTTCCCCTGCTGGCGCTTATTCTCCTGACGTACACGGGCGTTTATCTGGCCAACTACGCTGGCTTCAGCTGGCTTCATCAGACCGTCGGCTTTCCCGACCATGGCCTGTTGTCGGTACCCCGTGCTAAAATCTGGTCGAATTTATCGCTGATGTGGCACCGCATGGAGCAGCACGGACCGCTGGGCCTGTTTACGAATGTTTCCCTGTTCGGCTGGAATTTCCTGCTGTCGTTTACCTATCCGGCGCTGCTGCTGGCCTTTAAAGCGCTGTACGACAACATGGCCGCCCAGATTAGTAACGCTCAGCTCAAACAGCAAAATATGCAGCTTGAACTGGGCTACCTGAAAAGCCAGATTAACCCACATTTTTTATTTAACGTGCTGAACAGCGTATACGCCCTGACGGAAGAGGATTGCCCACCAGCGGCCCAACTCGTCCATCAGTTGTCCGGCCTGATGCAGTATACCCTGTACGAAACCGCTGAGCCTACCGTCCCGCTGCAGAAGGAACTTCAGTTTATCCGGGATTATATCGCCCTGGAAAAGACCCGGACGGGCAAACGCGTTGATCTTCAGGTATCGCTGCCCGCAACCGTCAGCGACAGCGTTCACATTGTTCCTTTCCTGCTGATTCCTTTCGTGGAGAACGCCTTCAAGCACGGGGTTCAACGGAGTGCCCGTAAATCCTGGATCAAGCTAGCGGTCGTGGTTGATAAGGCTGGTCTGCAATTAACCATCAGTAACAGCAAACCTGTTACGCCAGAAGCGAGCATTGGCGGGTTGGGGCTAGTCAACGTCCGGAAGCGGCTGGCTTTACTGTACCCGGGTCATGTTCTTCAGGTAGTGAACGAGCCGGACTGCTACCAAGTCGATCTGGCTCTCCCGTTTGACGCCGTTAGGTAA
- a CDS encoding TonB family protein, which translates to MVDCRLIWCIIALLCPVLPSLGQADKQALITQLDAIAQDDQRYRNDSLRQTTTSQQEDDANMAKQAVLDRFNLTKIERIIARYGYPGRSLVGEQRQAIAFLVIQHSELETQEKYLPLLTEAAAKGELKAASLAIFTDRVRVGRGQKQLYGSQLRETKQGVKVMPIEDEAQVNQRRAAVGLAPLEDYLRHWHIVYQVPTADHANPDSVYYKSVVTAPASVDLIGGWSNLYQRIVCPPTEKGLKGSVTVQLTVDKNGLPKDLQVVRSLGAAYDKEALRVLGQARFVNPLGEDHEIRTNLPFSCSR; encoded by the coding sequence ATGGTCGATTGTCGATTAATCTGGTGTATCATCGCGCTTTTGTGTCCTGTACTGCCTTCTCTTGGCCAAGCTGACAAGCAGGCACTGATTACTCAACTCGACGCTATTGCCCAGGATGATCAGCGCTATCGTAACGATTCGTTGCGCCAAACGACCACGAGCCAACAAGAGGATGACGCTAACATGGCAAAACAAGCTGTCCTGGACCGATTCAATCTGACTAAAATCGAACGTATCATCGCTCGCTATGGCTATCCGGGGCGCTCGCTGGTGGGAGAGCAGCGGCAAGCGATTGCCTTTCTGGTCATTCAGCATAGTGAGTTGGAGACGCAAGAAAAATACCTGCCGCTGCTGACTGAGGCGGCCGCCAAGGGTGAACTAAAAGCCGCTTCACTGGCTATATTTACGGACCGAGTTCGGGTTGGCCGGGGTCAAAAGCAACTGTATGGCTCCCAGCTGCGGGAGACAAAGCAAGGCGTTAAAGTGATGCCGATCGAAGACGAAGCCCAGGTCAATCAACGACGGGCAGCCGTGGGGCTTGCTCCCCTGGAAGACTACCTACGCCACTGGCATATCGTGTACCAAGTACCCACGGCGGATCACGCGAACCCGGACAGTGTATACTATAAGTCAGTCGTTACTGCCCCAGCCTCGGTGGACTTAATTGGCGGTTGGAGTAACCTCTACCAGCGTATCGTTTGCCCGCCAACCGAAAAAGGGTTGAAGGGGTCGGTTACTGTCCAGTTGACTGTTGATAAGAATGGGTTACCTAAAGACTTACAAGTAGTGCGTTCATTAGGGGCGGCTTACGACAAAGAAGCCCTGCGCGTACTTGGTCAAGCCCGCTTTGTCAATCCGTTAGGCGAAGATCACGAGATCCGAACAAATCTGCCTTTTTCGTGCAGCCGGTAA
- a CDS encoding DUF5694 domain-containing protein, whose amino-acid sequence MLSEAMPGEQVMGLEAYAAYHGNAGQYGGPTLEMAKTAQVQLQLSAAQALVRADSLVAKGNLSPAQRRQLAVWFVAAAEPFSATVQWLRLAPAERIAEDGVSASLVKRLNRFAGLRSELTSIAARLAADVGLERLYGAGDHASDVSLPASADMAAAVAAEPGLTDLFNHRTAAFAAVPEDTMKLRSAAQVMPLFKWKNSDKFGALDADAQWFSMLRSTKMGRLGRQRVAAWEAQNLQMAVAVREATAPIAGGRALLIVGAAHKPFIEAYLRSFTDVEIVSVPALLNSRTGDCPN is encoded by the coding sequence ATGTTATCCGAGGCCATGCCCGGCGAGCAGGTCATGGGTCTGGAGGCCTACGCTGCCTACCACGGTAACGCTGGGCAGTACGGGGGACCAACCCTGGAGATGGCAAAAACGGCGCAAGTTCAGCTACAGCTCTCAGCCGCTCAAGCCTTGGTGCGGGCTGATAGTCTAGTGGCAAAAGGGAATCTGAGCCCGGCTCAGCGACGTCAATTGGCGGTCTGGTTCGTGGCCGCCGCGGAGCCCTTCTCGGCCACGGTACAATGGCTGCGGCTGGCGCCCGCCGAACGCATCGCTGAGGATGGCGTTTCGGCCTCCCTGGTTAAACGACTCAACCGATTTGCCGGCCTGCGCAGTGAGCTGACCTCAATAGCCGCCCGACTGGCAGCTGATGTGGGTTTAGAGCGGCTCTACGGCGCGGGCGATCACGCCAGTGATGTATCCCTGCCTGCTAGCGCGGACATGGCCGCAGCGGTGGCGGCTGAACCGGGCTTGACAGATCTCTTTAACCATCGCACGGCGGCGTTCGCGGCCGTGCCCGAGGATACCATGAAGCTACGCTCAGCGGCTCAGGTGATGCCCCTGTTCAAATGGAAGAACTCCGATAAATTCGGGGCCCTGGATGCCGACGCCCAATGGTTCTCGATGTTACGCAGTACGAAGATGGGTCGGTTGGGTCGCCAGCGGGTAGCGGCCTGGGAGGCTCAGAATTTGCAGATGGCGGTGGCCGTTCGGGAGGCGACGGCTCCAATTGCTGGGGGGCGGGCCCTGTTGATCGTTGGTGCTGCCCACAAGCCGTTCATCGAAGCCTATCTGCGGAGCTTCACGGATGTGGAGATTGTTTCAGTGCCGGCCCTATTGAATTCCCGGACCGGTGATTGTCCGAACTGA
- a CDS encoding nucleotidyltransferase — protein sequence MSSKNALSISLKRASSDTLLLLAKPPRARKYHMGYSTDIKIFSTLQKYDVDYLIIGGTAVSFYGEYRKSRLANGQVVETADYDFWYNPNLGNYYRLLSAVEELGKDVARYRDETPDPKKDVFKFEFEEENYTIDFLPHIMVPISFREAFERRTMVERDGIVAYFIGLDDLINDKQALGRQKDFDDIDNLRKHNPDSFPPPHP from the coding sequence ATGTCCAGCAAGAACGCCTTGTCAATTTCTTTAAAGAGGGCGTCATCCGACACGCTGCTCCTTCTCGCCAAGCCGCCGCGAGCAAGGAAATACCATATGGGGTATAGTACCGACATCAAAATATTTTCCACCCTCCAGAAATATGATGTTGACTATCTGATCATCGGCGGCACAGCTGTGTCATTTTACGGCGAATACAGAAAGTCAAGACTTGCCAATGGCCAAGTCGTTGAAACCGCTGATTACGATTTTTGGTACAATCCGAACCTTGGAAATTACTACCGGTTGCTGAGTGCTGTCGAAGAGTTAGGAAAGGATGTCGCCCGGTATCGCGACGAGACGCCCGACCCCAAAAAAGATGTGTTTAAATTCGAATTTGAGGAAGAAAACTACACGATAGATTTTCTGCCTCATATCATGGTGCCGATCAGCTTCCGGGAAGCCTTCGAACGACGCACCATGGTCGAGCGCGATGGCATTGTCGCGTATTTCATCGGCCTGGATGATCTGATCAATGACAAGCAGGCGTTGGGCCGTCAGAAAGACTTCGACGATATTGACAACCTGCGAAAACATAATCCTGACAGCTTCCCGCCGCCTCATCCTTAA
- a CDS encoding TolB family protein, with amino-acid sequence MKPTWLIYLISLLLSGPGCSHAQSPKLGLFTGHQDIGKVHQPGAARYDARTHQYHMAGSGYNVWFDHDEFQFMYKPINGDFILYARAALLGNGVDPHRKVGWMVRSSLDTNSAHINAVVHGDGLTSLQYRPTTGANTQEIRATITHADVIQLERKGTTYTMRVAKFGEPFVTQQVTDLALGEQVYVGLFISSHNKDVLEQGVFRDVRISVPAPESLVPYRQYLASNLEILDVTTGTRQLIYTNPNSIQAPNWTPDGKTLLYNSQGLMYRFDLAKRTPKVLPTGAVTNNNNDHVLSFDGQLLGLSSGVSERGGSVIYTVPVRGGTPTLITPQGPSYLHGWSPDKRHLVFTGSRQDEYDIYRVPSAGGPEVRLTQAKGLDDGPEYSPDGQYIYFNSARTGTMQLYRMKADGSEQQALTNGEYQDWFPHVSPDGKWLVFLSFLKEEVKADDHPFYKHVYLRLLPVSGQGQPRVIAYVYGGQGTINTPSWSPDSRRVAFISNTAEGSLSLVEQ; translated from the coding sequence ATGAAACCAACCTGGCTTATCTACCTGATCAGCCTGCTCCTTTCGGGGCCTGGTTGCAGCCACGCTCAATCCCCCAAGCTGGGATTGTTTACCGGCCACCAGGATATCGGTAAGGTGCATCAACCGGGTGCTGCCCGCTATGATGCCCGAACCCATCAGTACCATATGGCCGGCTCAGGCTATAATGTGTGGTTCGATCATGATGAATTTCAGTTTATGTACAAACCCATCAACGGCGACTTTATTCTCTACGCCCGGGCTGCACTGCTGGGCAACGGCGTTGACCCCCACCGTAAAGTGGGCTGGATGGTGCGCAGTAGTCTGGATACCAACTCGGCCCACATCAACGCGGTCGTACATGGTGACGGCCTGACTTCGCTTCAATACCGGCCGACGACCGGGGCCAATACCCAGGAGATTCGCGCGACAATCACCCATGCGGATGTTATTCAACTCGAACGCAAAGGGACTACCTATACCATGCGGGTGGCTAAGTTCGGAGAACCCTTTGTGACTCAGCAGGTAACCGATTTGGCCTTGGGCGAGCAGGTCTACGTGGGCTTGTTTATCAGCTCGCACAATAAAGACGTGCTGGAGCAGGGTGTTTTCCGCGACGTCCGCATCAGTGTACCGGCCCCGGAAAGCTTAGTGCCCTACCGCCAGTACCTGGCCAGCAATCTGGAGATCCTGGACGTAACGACGGGCACGCGGCAGCTCATCTACACGAATCCCAACTCGATTCAGGCCCCCAACTGGACGCCCGATGGCAAAACCCTGCTCTATAACAGCCAGGGCCTGATGTACCGCTTTGACTTGGCGAAACGAACCCCTAAAGTTCTCCCCACCGGCGCGGTTACCAACAATAACAACGACCATGTGCTGTCGTTCGATGGCCAGCTGTTGGGGCTCAGCAGTGGGGTCAGTGAGCGGGGCGGTTCAGTCATCTACACCGTACCTGTCCGGGGCGGCACGCCCACCCTGATCACTCCTCAAGGCCCTTCGTACCTGCATGGCTGGTCGCCCGACAAACGGCACTTGGTCTTTACCGGTTCGCGCCAAGATGAGTATGACATTTACCGGGTTCCCTCGGCGGGTGGTCCTGAAGTACGGCTTACCCAAGCCAAGGGGTTAGATGATGGGCCGGAATATTCGCCTGACGGCCAGTACATCTATTTCAATTCGGCCCGTACGGGCACCATGCAGCTCTACCGAATGAAAGCCGATGGTAGCGAGCAGCAGGCGTTGACCAACGGGGAGTACCAGGACTGGTTTCCCCATGTATCACCGGATGGTAAGTGGCTGGTGTTTCTGTCGTTTCTGAAGGAGGAAGTAAAAGCTGACGATCATCCTTTCTACAAGCATGTCTATCTGCGCTTGTTACCGGTATCAGGCCAGGGCCAGCCCCGGGTAATCGCTTACGTGTATGGGGGTCAGGGGACCATCAACACGCCATCCTGGTCGCCGGATAGCCGGCGGGTAGCGTTTATTAGCAACACCGCCGAGGGCAGCCTAAGTCTGGTGGAGCAATAA
- a CDS encoding ABC transporter ATP-binding protein, giving the protein MPPNHSHASSDLMGVEPVIAMLHLHAFRKAHHQHLVLQIDAFTIRPGVYWLRGRNGSGKSSLLTALAGITAFEGNVHLDQVSLRQQPVAYRRLVNFAEAEPIFPPFLTGTELIQLVKAAKQAPAHQEVFYLDSMGMNDYVNQPVGSYSSGMLKKLSLVLAFLGQPRCLLLDEPLTTLEVDALPVLYDWIARLSQQTQAVVLLSSHQPLEAGGLLTGPAIVVAQTTIRFTA; this is encoded by the coding sequence ATGCCCCCAAACCACTCGCACGCATCGTCTGACTTAATGGGGGTAGAGCCTGTCATCGCTATGCTGCATCTTCACGCGTTCCGCAAAGCTCATCATCAGCACCTGGTACTCCAGATTGACGCTTTTACCATCCGACCCGGCGTCTACTGGCTGCGGGGGCGCAATGGATCGGGTAAAAGCAGTTTGCTTACCGCCCTGGCGGGCATCACCGCGTTCGAGGGGAACGTCCATCTGGACCAGGTTAGTCTCAGACAACAGCCCGTGGCCTATCGACGACTGGTCAACTTTGCCGAAGCTGAACCCATCTTTCCTCCCTTTCTGACCGGCACCGAACTGATTCAACTCGTCAAAGCGGCCAAGCAGGCCCCAGCCCACCAGGAAGTCTTTTACCTGGATAGCATGGGCATGAACGACTACGTCAACCAGCCCGTTGGCAGCTATTCCAGCGGCATGCTTAAGAAGCTTTCCCTGGTACTGGCCTTCCTGGGACAGCCCCGCTGCCTGCTGCTCGATGAGCCCCTGACAACCCTGGAAGTGGACGCCTTACCGGTGCTCTACGACTGGATTGCCCGCCTAAGCCAACAAACCCAGGCCGTGGTCCTGCTCTCGTCCCATCAGCCCCTGGAGGCCGGCGGACTGCTAACCGGGCCCGCTATTGTTGTGGCACAAACCACTATCCGCTTCACCGCATGA